The following are encoded together in the Candidatus Methylomirabilis oxygeniifera genome:
- the glnB gene encoding Glutamine synthetase regulatory protein P-II (Evidence 2a : Function of homologous gene experimentally demonstrated in an other organism; Product type r : regulator), whose product MKKIEAIIKPFKLDEVKSALAEVGIQGLTVSEVKGFGRQKGHTELYRGSEYTIDFLPKVKIEVVVPDDKCDKVVETILSSAKTGRIGDGKIFIVSIDEVVRIRTGERGEAAI is encoded by the coding sequence ATGAAGAAGATCGAGGCAATCATCAAGCCCTTCAAACTTGATGAGGTAAAGAGCGCGCTGGCGGAGGTGGGAATCCAGGGGCTCACCGTGAGCGAGGTCAAGGGGTTTGGCCGGCAGAAGGGCCACACCGAACTGTACCGGGGTAGCGAATACACCATAGATTTTCTGCCTAAGGTCAAGATTGAGGTCGTCGTTCCGGACGATAAGTGCGATAAGGTCGTCGAGACGATCCTGTCCTCGGCAAAAACAGGGCGTATCGGGGATGGGAAGATCTTCATCGTGTCGATCGATGAGGTCGTTCGAATCCGGACCGGCGAGCGAGGTGAAGCGGCGATCTGA
- the glnA gene encoding Glutamine synthetase, type I, C-terminal (Glutamate--ammonia ligase I) (GSI) (fragment) (Evidence 2a : Function of homologous gene experimentally demonstrated in an other organism; Product type e : enzyme) yields the protein MTPKDVIKLANEQGAKIVDFRFIDLPGLWQHFSMSGRELTEGLFADGIGFDGSSIRGFQQIHESDMLLIPDPATAMMDPSRPFLRWS from the coding sequence ATGACACCGAAGGATGTCATCAAGCTGGCGAACGAGCAAGGCGCGAAGATCGTGGACTTCAGGTTCATCGATCTGCCTGGTCTGTGGCAGCATTTTTCCATGTCCGGTCGAGAATTGACGGAAGGGTTGTTTGCGGACGGAATCGGATTTGACGGCTCTTCCATTCGAGGTTTCCAGCAGATTCACGAATCGGACATGCTCCTAATTCCTGATCCTGCGACGGCGATGATGGACCCTTCGCGGCCGTTCCTACGCTGGTCTTGA
- the glnA gene encoding Glutamine synthetase, type I, N-terminal (Glutamate--ammonia ligase I) (GSI) (Evidence 2a : Function of homologous gene experimentally demonstrated in an other organism; Product type e : enzyme), translating to MDPVTRQLYSRDPRYIAQKAEAYLMSTALADTAYFGPELEFFVFDDVRFDQSYQHGYYFIDSEEGFWNAGKDEKPNLAYKPRYKQGYFPVPPMDKLQDLRSEMMLALESVGVEIEVHHHEVATAGQCEIDMRFDTLTRMADKVQWYKYCVKNTARKHGKTVTFMPKPIFQDNGSGMHVHQSLWRGGKNTFWELGGYGDLSATARYYIGGLLKHAPALCAFIAPTTNSYRRLVPGYEAPINLVYSQRNRSAAARIPLYSKSEKAKRIEFRTPDPSCNAYLAFGALLMAGIDGIQNKIDPGQPIDKDLYELEPEEAMEIKQLPGSLGEVLDALEADHEFLLKGDVFTPDLIDTWIDYKRKNEVDPIRLRPHPWEFALYFDI from the coding sequence ATGGATCCGGTGACACGGCAGCTCTACAGTCGAGACCCGCGGTATATTGCGCAGAAGGCTGAGGCGTATCTGATGTCAACCGCGCTTGCGGATACCGCCTACTTCGGGCCTGAGTTGGAGTTTTTCGTCTTCGACGACGTTCGGTTCGATCAGAGCTACCAGCACGGCTACTACTTCATCGACTCGGAGGAAGGATTCTGGAACGCCGGGAAGGATGAAAAACCGAATCTGGCCTATAAGCCTCGCTATAAGCAGGGCTACTTCCCCGTACCGCCGATGGACAAGCTCCAGGATCTCCGCTCGGAGATGATGCTGGCGCTGGAGTCCGTTGGCGTTGAGATCGAGGTTCACCATCACGAGGTTGCGACGGCCGGCCAGTGCGAGATCGACATGCGGTTCGATACGCTGACCAGGATGGCGGACAAGGTGCAGTGGTACAAGTACTGCGTGAAGAACACCGCTCGCAAGCACGGCAAGACCGTCACCTTCATGCCGAAGCCGATATTCCAGGACAACGGCTCAGGCATGCACGTTCACCAGAGCCTCTGGAGGGGCGGTAAGAATACCTTCTGGGAGCTGGGGGGGTACGGGGATCTGTCCGCGACGGCCCGCTACTACATCGGTGGGTTGCTGAAGCATGCGCCTGCGCTCTGCGCCTTCATCGCCCCAACCACGAATTCGTACCGACGGCTTGTGCCCGGCTATGAGGCGCCGATCAATCTTGTGTACAGCCAACGTAACCGATCCGCCGCCGCCCGGATTCCTCTCTATTCAAAGAGCGAAAAAGCCAAGCGGATTGAGTTCCGAACGCCCGACCCAAGTTGCAACGCCTATCTGGCCTTCGGCGCGCTACTGATGGCGGGGATTGACGGCATTCAGAACAAGATCGACCCGGGTCAGCCGATCGACAAAGACCTGTATGAGCTCGAGCCGGAAGAGGCGATGGAGATCAAGCAGTTGCCCGGTAGTTTGGGCGAAGTCCTGGACGCCCTGGAAGCCGATCACGAGTTCCTTCTGAAGGGCGATGTCTTTACGCCTGACCTCATTGATACCTGGATCGACTACAAGCGGAAGAATGAGGTCGATCCGATCCGCCTTCGCCCCCACCCGTGGGAGTTCGCTCTCTACTTCGACATCTAA
- a CDS encoding conserved membrane protein of unknown function (Evidence 4 : Homologs of previously reported genes of unknown function) has product MKRVGTWAVLIAWGVAVTSCATTEQPGYFAYPQRGQTPEQISRDQLECQEWAKQQTGYVSGAGETARGAGVGAAMGALAGAAIGVVGGAVTGSPGTGAAVGAATGAVGGALSGGGTAYGKSQDGFDRAYAACMSARGYVVR; this is encoded by the coding sequence ATGAAGCGTGTGGGTACGTGGGCAGTTCTCATCGCATGGGGTGTTGCGGTCACGAGCTGTGCGACAACAGAGCAGCCCGGCTACTTCGCTTATCCGCAGCGCGGACAGACGCCGGAGCAGATCAGCCGCGATCAGCTTGAGTGCCAGGAATGGGCGAAGCAGCAGACCGGATATGTCTCCGGTGCGGGGGAGACCGCCAGGGGTGCCGGCGTCGGCGCGGCGATGGGCGCACTCGCCGGCGCGGCGATAGGGGTGGTTGGCGGGGCGGTGACGGGTAGCCCAGGTACGGGCGCGGCCGTTGGGGCGGCCACCGGTGCGGTTGGCGGCGCGTTGTCCGGTGGGGGTACTGCGTACGGGAAGAGCCAGGACGGATTCGATCGGGCCTACGCTGCTTGCATGAGCGCGCGCGGGTACGTGGTGAGATAG
- a CDS encoding putative Glutamate-ammonia-ligase adenylyltransferase ([Glutamate--ammonia-ligase] adenylyltransferase) (Glutamine-synthetase adenylyltransferase) (ATase) (Evidence 3 : Function proposed based on presence of conserved amino acid motif, structural feature or limited homology): MNIPFPPGIEALAAAGCRDPEKARQNLQRLAGSSPSHLTSLQSILPLLLDRLVNLADPDMALNNLERYADAVIDRGFLFLLFRGSPKSLDLLLTLFGSSQYLSDVLIRYPQDLHWLLEPGILRRARSKEELVEELDGLLFRARSQQRVWMALRRFKMRETLRIGLQDLLSNLDLTGVTQQLSLIADVALQRAYEICREELVRRYGEPRCVGPSGDKTCGFTIIGMGKLGGGELNFSSDIDLLFVYEAEGDTTGLAGPSGALIGRVSNHEFFTSLGENVIKAIGELTSEGRVFRVDMRLRPEGKAGPLAYSLRGYELYYESWGQTWERMALIKARPVAGDPTLGDAFLKLIAPFVYRRSLDYSAIGEIRAMKDRINAKVGRDQETFRHVKLGYGGIREVEFIAQTFQLLYGARDPWIREPNTLRALQRLADRGHVTADEHATLAAAYTFLRTVEHRLQILHYLQTHTMPTDQESLVKLARRLGYSPDRSPDPVLALQQDYQAHIQGVRQAYDHLLREPPSGEEEIPSHPLADFLDGRADERVVREPLAAAGVLDLDGAVRTLLVLRDGPPFRHTTAGTRRILAALAPTLMEGVMQAPDPDLALLQCERFIEGVGSSAGLYDLFKQAPITLVHLMRLFGSSEFLSQILIRHPALVDLLLLPDQVELGHSGKLVEACLSMVAAEPPGSPRLDALRRFKQAEEFRIGVLDLLGEAGLSDVSSALTRLAEACVETACWLGREDLRLQYGLPSSGGFVVLGLGKCGAEEMGYGSDLDLAFAYAQEGVTTGGSQHISYADYFGHLADRICRIMTTITKEGTAYRVDIRLRPGGSAGRVAQSFAAFEAHFTRTAELWERQSYLRARPIAGDLDIAKPFIASLSEMIYRPTSVENLAAYMTAMRRRMELELTKEKTGERHVKLGSGGIVDIEFIAQFFQLGYGSTLSVLRVNNTLKALEAASSAGLLADMDVAQLCDSYRFLRTVQNRLRVVADREVSALPQDSHRLDRLARRLGYHAGDGGTPGERLLADYQRHTGRVRGIYEATFRRYNSSESGS, from the coding sequence GTGAATATACCGTTTCCACCAGGCATAGAGGCGCTGGCCGCTGCCGGCTGTCGAGACCCCGAAAAAGCCAGGCAAAACCTGCAACGCCTGGCCGGGTCTTCGCCCTCACACTTGACCTCTCTCCAATCGATCCTCCCACTGCTTTTGGATCGTCTGGTCAATCTCGCCGATCCCGACATGGCGCTCAATAACCTGGAGCGCTATGCTGATGCAGTAATCGACCGGGGGTTTCTCTTCCTGCTTTTCCGGGGCAGTCCGAAATCGCTCGATCTGTTGCTGACGTTGTTTGGAAGTTCGCAGTATCTCTCCGACGTCCTGATCCGTTACCCTCAGGACCTGCACTGGCTGCTGGAGCCCGGTATACTTCGGCGGGCGAGGTCCAAAGAGGAGCTGGTCGAAGAGTTGGACGGGCTGCTCTTTCGAGCAAGAAGTCAGCAGCGGGTATGGATGGCGCTGCGTCGATTCAAAATGCGGGAGACCTTACGGATCGGGCTTCAGGATCTGCTGAGCAACTTGGATCTGACGGGCGTGACGCAGCAACTCTCCCTGATAGCCGATGTCGCACTGCAGCGGGCGTATGAGATCTGCCGCGAGGAACTGGTGCGTCGGTACGGCGAGCCACGGTGCGTCGGACCTTCAGGCGACAAGACGTGCGGATTTACCATTATCGGGATGGGCAAGCTCGGCGGCGGGGAACTGAATTTCAGTTCGGACATCGATCTGCTGTTCGTCTACGAGGCGGAAGGGGACACGACAGGGCTGGCCGGCCCGTCTGGCGCCCTGATAGGCAGAGTGAGCAATCACGAGTTCTTCACCAGCCTGGGGGAGAACGTGATCAAAGCGATCGGCGAATTGACATCGGAGGGGCGCGTATTCAGGGTTGATATGCGGCTTCGGCCTGAGGGGAAGGCGGGTCCGCTGGCCTATTCGCTTAGGGGATATGAGCTCTATTACGAATCATGGGGACAGACGTGGGAGCGCATGGCCCTGATCAAGGCAAGGCCGGTGGCCGGTGATCCGACACTGGGGGACGCATTCCTGAAACTGATTGCGCCGTTTGTCTATCGCCGGTCGCTCGACTACAGTGCCATCGGAGAGATCCGCGCCATGAAGGATCGGATCAATGCCAAGGTCGGGCGCGATCAGGAGACCTTCCGTCACGTGAAGCTGGGCTATGGAGGGATCCGCGAGGTTGAATTCATTGCGCAGACCTTCCAGCTCCTGTACGGTGCACGCGATCCGTGGATCCGCGAACCGAATACACTCCGCGCGCTACAGCGGCTGGCTGATCGCGGGCATGTCACCGCCGATGAGCACGCCACATTAGCGGCGGCCTATACGTTCCTGCGCACGGTGGAGCATCGCCTGCAGATCCTCCATTACTTGCAGACCCATACCATGCCGACGGACCAGGAGAGTCTCGTCAAACTGGCTCGGCGCCTCGGTTACTCCCCCGATCGGTCGCCCGACCCTGTGTTGGCCTTACAGCAGGATTATCAAGCGCATATCCAGGGGGTCCGACAGGCCTACGACCACCTGCTGAGGGAGCCGCCTTCAGGAGAGGAAGAGATTCCATCCCACCCTCTCGCCGACTTTCTGGACGGGCGAGCAGATGAAAGGGTAGTGCGTGAGCCCTTGGCGGCAGCGGGCGTCCTGGATCTTGATGGCGCAGTCCGTACGTTGCTGGTATTACGCGACGGCCCCCCCTTCAGGCACACGACAGCCGGCACGCGGCGGATTCTCGCTGCCCTGGCCCCGACGCTGATGGAGGGTGTGATGCAGGCGCCGGATCCTGACCTGGCCCTCCTCCAATGCGAACGGTTTATCGAGGGGGTCGGTTCCAGTGCCGGCCTCTACGACCTTTTCAAGCAGGCGCCGATCACGCTGGTCCACCTGATGCGGCTGTTCGGCTCAAGCGAGTTTCTCTCACAGATACTGATTCGGCATCCCGCGCTTGTCGATCTGCTGCTCCTACCCGATCAGGTCGAACTCGGTCATTCCGGCAAGCTGGTTGAGGCATGTCTGAGCATGGTGGCCGCTGAACCGCCGGGGAGCCCCAGACTGGATGCGTTACGGCGGTTTAAACAGGCCGAAGAGTTTCGAATAGGTGTGCTGGACTTGCTCGGTGAGGCCGGTCTGAGCGATGTGAGCAGCGCTTTGACACGTCTTGCGGAGGCTTGTGTCGAGACCGCCTGCTGGTTGGGTCGGGAAGACCTGAGATTGCAATATGGCCTGCCATCCTCAGGCGGGTTCGTGGTGTTGGGTCTGGGCAAATGCGGCGCCGAGGAGATGGGGTATGGATCCGACCTTGATCTCGCCTTTGCCTACGCGCAAGAAGGTGTAACGACAGGCGGGTCCCAGCACATAAGCTATGCCGACTATTTTGGGCACTTAGCCGATAGGATCTGCAGGATCATGACGACCATCACCAAGGAAGGAACGGCCTATCGGGTTGACATCCGGCTGCGACCCGGCGGATCGGCGGGCAGGGTGGCGCAGTCGTTCGCGGCTTTTGAGGCTCACTTCACCCGTACAGCGGAGCTGTGGGAGCGCCAATCCTACCTGAGGGCGCGTCCCATCGCGGGCGATCTCGACATCGCGAAGCCGTTTATCGCGTCATTATCCGAGATGATCTATCGACCCACATCCGTGGAGAACCTGGCGGCGTATATGACGGCGATGCGGCGCCGAATGGAATTGGAACTGACTAAGGAGAAAACCGGTGAGCGACACGTAAAGTTGGGAAGCGGTGGGATCGTGGACATCGAGTTCATCGCCCAGTTTTTTCAGCTCGGGTACGGATCCACGCTCTCCGTCCTTCGGGTGAACAACACGCTGAAGGCCTTGGAGGCGGCGAGTAGTGCGGGTCTGCTGGCCGACATGGATGTCGCTCAGCTTTGTGATTCCTATCGATTCCTGCGGACCGTGCAAAATCGTCTTCGGGTCGTCGCCGATCGTGAGGTCTCCGCGTTGCCACAGGATTCACACCGGCTCGATCGCCTGGCACGACGTCTTGGATATCATGCAGGTGATGGTGGAACTCCAGGGGAACGATTGTTGGCTGATTACCAGCGCCACACCGGGCGAGTACGAGGGATTTACGAGGCGACCTTCCGTCGCTATAATAGCAGTGAATCCGGAAGCTGA
- a CDS encoding protein of unknown function (Evidence 5 : No homology to any previously reported sequences) — MRVCWPTWMSLSFVIPIDSCGPCKIVFGSSPIVRSPRCHRIHTGSIAWHDVLDIMQVMVELQGNDCWLITSATPGEYEGFTRRPSVAIIAVNPEADARADSAQEGFPEGVAEAMVTPEGPESHSGIEAAHLNEPSA, encoded by the coding sequence GTGCGGGTCTGCTGGCCGACATGGATGTCGCTCAGCTTTGTGATTCCTATCGATTCCTGCGGACCGTGCAAAATCGTCTTCGGGTCGTCGCCGATCGTGAGGTCTCCGCGTTGCCACAGGATTCACACCGGCTCGATCGCCTGGCACGACGTCTTGGATATCATGCAGGTGATGGTGGAACTCCAGGGGAACGATTGTTGGCTGATTACCAGCGCCACACCGGGCGAGTACGAGGGATTTACGAGGCGACCTTCCGTCGCTATAATAGCAGTGAATCCGGAAGCTGATGCGAGGGCTGATAGTGCGCAGGAGGGATTTCCGGAAGGGGTCGCCGAAGCCATGGTCACGCCGGAAGGCCCAGAGAGTCACAGTGGAATAGAGGCAGCACATTTGAACGAACCGTCGGCATAG
- a CDS encoding conserved protein of unknown function (Evidence 4 : Homologs of previously reported genes of unknown function) codes for MKVFVTGANGYIGFHVASAFRRAGHEVWGLVRSEKKAHTIAMHEIRPVIGSMQHPDSYRQIAEQCAALIHAAVDYQADTFSLDRKTMEVLLTVGKRDSQPKTVVYTSGTWVYGDTRGKIVDEGVSLRPAPLVAGRPDIERIVLSASDVRGVVVRPGCVYGRQGGLTGMWFDGPDKGKPIQVIGDGNNRWAMVHIDDLAEGYLRAAESGLSGEVFNLTDHSSATLREMAGAVARATGYTGQTQFVPDDEASYTLDGFAECLTLDQRVDSSKATRLLGWQPKHHGFIDEVETYFQSWKAAQYA; via the coding sequence ATGAAGGTATTTGTGACTGGTGCAAATGGTTATATCGGCTTTCACGTAGCCTCGGCCTTTCGCCGTGCCGGCCATGAGGTGTGGGGATTGGTCCGCAGTGAGAAGAAGGCTCACACCATTGCTATGCACGAAATCCGCCCGGTGATCGGGAGCATGCAACATCCGGACAGTTATCGGCAGATTGCCGAGCAATGCGCTGCGCTGATCCACGCGGCCGTAGATTACCAGGCCGATACCTTTTCACTGGACAGAAAAACCATGGAGGTGTTGCTGACCGTCGGCAAACGTGATTCCCAACCAAAGACCGTCGTGTACACAAGTGGGACGTGGGTGTATGGCGATACTCGCGGCAAGATCGTCGATGAGGGTGTGTCCTTAAGGCCTGCGCCACTGGTGGCCGGCCGTCCTGACATCGAGCGGATAGTGCTGAGCGCGTCCGATGTGCGTGGGGTCGTTGTGCGGCCCGGTTGCGTCTATGGCCGGCAAGGGGGACTGACAGGGATGTGGTTCGATGGCCCGGACAAAGGTAAACCGATCCAGGTGATTGGCGACGGCAACAATCGCTGGGCGATGGTGCATATCGACGATCTGGCGGAGGGGTATCTGCGCGCGGCTGAGAGCGGACTTTCCGGCGAGGTTTTTAACCTCACCGATCACTCGAGCGCTACCCTGCGCGAAATGGCCGGGGCCGTCGCGCGGGCTACCGGATATACGGGGCAGACGCAATTCGTCCCGGATGACGAGGCCTCTTATACCCTTGACGGTTTTGCCGAGTGTTTGACCTTGGATCAACGTGTAGATTCCAGCAAGGCTACGCGCCTATTGGGATGGCAGCCCAAGCACCACGGCTTCATTGACGAGGTAGAGACCTATTTTCAGTCGTGGAAAGCCGCTCAGTACGCGTGA
- a CDS encoding protein of unknown function (Evidence 5 : No homology to any previously reported sequences) codes for MVGRIIGAVAVLVFVGIVLIAWLENEKRRFETAMLDAVFKVEQGIRQGHVADVDLLKGTEKVFQDAARAQKRNESFDKGAMWRLRDSVLRALDAAGNSETAMEIRQAIHNDLAKAKAGLDNVKHTSAP; via the coding sequence TTGGTTGGGCGAATAATAGGCGCAGTGGCTGTTCTCGTATTTGTGGGAATCGTGCTTATCGCGTGGCTCGAAAACGAAAAGAGAAGGTTCGAAACGGCGATGCTGGACGCGGTCTTTAAGGTAGAGCAGGGGATACGCCAAGGACATGTTGCCGATGTCGACTTGCTGAAAGGGACTGAGAAGGTGTTCCAGGATGCCGCTCGGGCTCAGAAGCGAAACGAGAGTTTTGATAAAGGGGCAATGTGGAGGCTTCGAGATTCGGTCTTGCGCGCGCTGGATGCGGCAGGCAACTCAGAAACGGCCATGGAAATCCGGCAGGCAATCCATAATGATCTCGCTAAGGCGAAGGCTGGACTCGACAATGTCAAACACACGAGTGCCCCGTAG
- a CDS encoding protein of unknown function (Evidence 5 : No homology to any previously reported sequences) — translation MWTLDADGIIWAVVVGVLVIGYGLWWIVFRKIARK, via the coding sequence ATGTGGACACTTGATGCAGATGGTATTATTTGGGCGGTTGTGGTCGGCGTCTTAGTGATCGGATATGGCCTGTGGTGGATTGTTTTTCGAAAGATTGCTCGGAAGTAA
- a CDS encoding exported protein of unknown function (Evidence 5 : No homology to any previously reported sequences), which produces MNEERKLSVERNFRLLAAILSVVSLVLGMIPAFLVGHWLFFLGCVGVFWGLLWTGYMMARRMERIHGKWIWRP; this is translated from the coding sequence ATGAACGAAGAGCGAAAATTGAGCGTGGAGCGAAACTTCCGGCTACTCGCCGCGATTCTGTCTGTGGTGAGCCTCGTATTGGGAATGATCCCGGCGTTTCTTGTCGGCCACTGGCTTTTCTTTTTGGGGTGTGTTGGGGTCTTCTGGGGACTGCTATGGACTGGATATATGATGGCGCGGCGAATGGAACGGATTCATGGAAAATGGATCTGGCGTCCCTAG
- a CDS encoding conserved membrane protein of unknown function (Evidence 4 : Homologs of previously reported genes of unknown function) — MGFLIRLVLNALALLLVSTVIPGIAVRGVLPALAAAFFLGIVNAVVRPVILILTLPLTIITLGLFIPLLNAALLKLVSLMIRGFEVQGFWSAVFGAILISLISGLLNLLINDRGRVEVIIHRNRIL; from the coding sequence ATGGGATTTCTCATCCGCCTTGTTCTTAATGCGCTGGCCCTCTTACTCGTATCGACCGTCATCCCCGGCATCGCGGTGCGAGGCGTCCTTCCCGCGCTGGCTGCAGCCTTTTTCCTCGGGATAGTCAACGCCGTTGTACGACCTGTGATCCTGATTCTGACGCTTCCACTCACAATTATAACGCTGGGGCTGTTTATCCCGCTGCTCAACGCCGCTCTCCTGAAACTCGTCTCGTTAATGATCCGAGGATTCGAGGTGCAGGGCTTCTGGTCCGCCGTGTTCGGGGCTATTCTGATAAGTCTGATCAGCGGTCTCTTGAATCTCCTCATTAACGACCGCGGCCGGGTAGAGGTCATTATCCACCGCAACAGAATCTTGTGA